From the Ipomoea triloba cultivar NCNSP0323 chromosome 8, ASM357664v1 genome, the window TGTTGAATCAAACTCTCTACTAGTAGTTCAAGACTTGTCCTTAGTGCAGCTTCTTATTTTCATCTCATTCTTAGGGATATCAAAAATTTAGTGGGCGTTTTCTCCCATGTAAGTTTATCTTTCGTTAAGCGATCTGCTATCCGAACTGcttatatgattattattattaggcagTCTTTTTCTATGTCTGATTATATGAAGTGGGTTTCTAACTCTCACTATGTAATGTTTTATCTATGGGAATGAATTTATGTTCTATTTCAGAAAAAAAAGTGTTTGAACCTCTTTAACCTACCATCAATTTGGAAAAACATGTAACCAAATCAGGGCAACTCAGCGGTCCATTAGGTTAATAAGACTTAAGAGGACCAACGTTCGATCCTGTGTCTTTGTCTACAATCTATTATTCAAGAATCAATTAAACTGTCCGTGCTGGTGATATGTAAACAACTTTTTACTCAGATGCCCTTTCACAAGACCAATTGAATAACAAACttaatactaaataaataaacaaagagTGTAAGTagaatcaaatttaataatatacacaaAATTGTCTAACCAAACAACACTTTTGGTTTAagaagaaaccaaaaaaaaaaaagaagaagctaaAATTGAGTTGAAGGTGGAGGCTTAAAAGATTAACCCACCATGCTAAAAATCGTGAGGTCAAATGATATAATCGTGACTTTTTAAAATGGGATGTAACGTGTTTGAACCCAGTACGATTTGTATggataatacaaaaaaaaaaaaaaaagattagcaCACCACCACATTTGGAAAGACACGCAAGCAACGACCTGTGTGTTTGTACTTTGTTGTTTGTACAGtctaaggaaaaaagaaaaaaaaaaaattggacagAAAAGACAGTCATTTTCTGAGGATAGGCCACGAGGGAAAGGCACCAAGAATAGGAATAGAAAGACTATGAACTTGGTTTATCACGCCTTCCTGACGACTATGTGGTTAGGTGGGTATGAGCTTCACAACGCAGCTCTATAATCAGCAGCCTTTCTTGACGATGTTCTATATAAGAATAAGGTGGAAGTTGAGTGGGAGAGCAGCGAGACACAGAGAAAGATAGataaagagaggagagagagagagagatagaacTTCTTGAGAGAGACTTGGGGGAATAATTCTTATACAGAGATGGAAAGGGTTGCTACTAGCTCCAACTCTGATCTGATGTTACACTTGGCTATTGACATTGGAGGTAATTTTGAATCTTCAAAGGTCGCACCTTTTTTGTTTGATTGATCGATTGAATTATACGACACTCATCTCTACTATCTTTTACTAGTTTTCtgtttttcttattcttctccaCCGTGGgtcaaacctttttttttttgttctttgagGGAAAAAAAGTGATCTTTCTTGTTCTTCTGTCTTTTCTTATGCCCTGACCTTCTGGGTGCTTCGAATTTTGAGTTTAGCTTTGaaggggtgggggtgggggtttGGGGGGTCCCCTACACAGAAGAAGCGATCCCctttcttaaaatttgtgtgCTTTGTTGTGAGATTCCTAAAATGAGTTGTGTGTGTGTTCTGGGAATCTTGCTGAATAACAGTAGAGTTGGCCTTGTTTATTCATTTGGTTATTTTGCTAATCAAAAAGCAATAGAGCTaaagaggagaggagaggacTTTTGATTTGAGAATTCATTTTGAGTTAACTTTTTGTGTTTCACTCAATCAAGTAATTGATTACTCATTTTTTATGACACTTGCATTATTATTTCCCACCCAAGAACCCTTGTTTTTTGCAGGCTCTCTCATTAAGTTGGTGTACTTCTCAAGTAACAGCAGTTGCACTTTAGATGATAATGGAATGAGggtaataaaagaaaagcaaaaagaCTCCAATGGTGATGTGAACTACGACTTTCTACATGGCAGGCTTCAGTTTGTGAAGTTCGAAACAGCCAAGATTGATGAATGTATAAAATTTCTCTCGTCAAGGCAGCTTAACTGCAATGGTACGTGTCCTTGGTAGAGTATTCCTCGATATAACATTGGTATATTACTTGAGCTAGTCTAAGCTTGAGAACAATGTGGGGGTGATAAATGGATTTTGTTTGTGTGAATTTAGTGCTCATTCAATCCTAGTTATTTGTTTGTAATATAACTACATTTGAATTAATTGAGCATCACGGGGTGCCAAACTATTGATGTGCTGTAGAAAAAAGAAGCCCTCTAGGGCATTGTATTATATTGGTTGGAAACTATTGATAGATTTAGCATACTCATCAAAGGCTGCTTTATATCACAAAAGAGTATTCTAAACCATGCCTTAAAAAGGATGGTAGCAAAACTTATTGTTAAGATGTGACTCGAGAAATGAATGGTCTCAGATGAATAGCTGAGACTTCTGTAATGTTCCATTAAATATGCCCATCTTCTAGCTCACTATTAGCAATAAGAAGTAAAATTTTTTCCATTGGATCATGATGCCATTTagaatacacacacaaaaagttgtaatatattttaaaactcAAAAGGTGAGCTTTCTACTAGGAGAGATTATGCTTTTTTACTTTGAGAAATTCAATGCAGTTTCTATGATTTCTATTGTTTTTAGTATGTTTAATTTTGCAAGATTTTTCAAGTTTagttcatttgttttattttgtttttggacAAGTGAGGTTAGTGTTTAAAACTTAAGGCAATTACAGGTGGTAGATTTCCAGAGGCTCTTGCCGGAAACAAGAACATCATTAAGGTAAGAGATTAATGGGCATTATCTTcctattttgtttttgtaaggAGAAAGGTTTGTGTCTTTTAGATAGAGTGAAAATTGTGTTACAAAAAATAAGGGTGCTCTGGCCATTGattttgttgggcggaggccggtgaaggccaagtccaacaccaggtggctaggggattgttgggcagaggcctgaagggccaagtccagcaccgtGCCTCTAAAAAATGTggtggtataaggaaataaagttacgccTTCGCTacgagctatagcttttggcattgGTAAACGTTTAATCTTAACAGATTTAACGCTCTTTGGTTATTCTCAAAGGATTAGCTATATGGTTTGGGCTTTAAGGGCGAGATCATAATTTTAACCCGAATGTGACCCTCATTTAACTTATTGATtcaaaaggagaatttttgttttcttgattttatttctCCGAATCTAGGATAAAATATTGTGGTGGTTGTCAAATTTTAGGACCGACGGCCAACTGCATCAcctattaattattagttttggTTGTGAAGGCGACAGGTGGTGGTGCGTTCAAGTTTGCTAATTTATTCAAAGAAAAGCTTGGAATTACTCTGGACAAGGTAGATGAGATGGATTGTCTTGTTGCAGGAGCAAATTTTCTGCTTAAGGTGGGACTTTTGTCTTGGTCAGTATTcctattttttgtttgttttcccATCCCCCCGTTAGAATTGAAGCATCCAAGTCTAATGTTATTTTCTTCTAAAATCCCGACTCTCGACTCTCGGTTCTAAAATCTCGACTCTCGACATTTTCTGATTCTCGTTCCCAGCATGGAATTTGGGGTGggttttttgtgttttatagtTACCGCTTACCACTTGACCGATGGTTACATGAGAAAGAAAACTACTTATTTTCGGGTTAGTATAGATCTTGGAAAatcacaatttatttatttaaaatgtgAAATCTGTGGTGTTCTACTTAtcaaagaaatataaaatatttggtatGCAAGACTTCTCTATAGCTTAAATTATTGTTCTTTAATTTCGtgttttcattctctatttaaTTACCTTCCCTTCTTCTGTGCATGTGATGTTTCAATATCTACCTATCAAAGAACATAGTATGACAATCATTTCAATTCCACTGTCTAGGTTTTCTAAGCATTACCTTAATTGTTTTTGACCAGGCGGTCCAGCATGAAGCTTTTACACACATAAATGGTCAGAAGGAATATGTGCAAATTGCTCACAGTGATTTATACCCTTATCTTCTTGTCAATATTGGATCTGGTGTTAGCATGATAAAGGTAAACTAACGcttatcccccccccccccccccccccccccNAAAAATAAGGGTGCTCTGGCCATTGattttgttgggcggaggccggtgaaggccaagtccaacaccaggtggctaggggattgttgggcagaggcctgaagggccaagtccagcaccgtGCCTCTAAAAAATGTggtggtataaggaaataaagttacgccTTCGCTacgagctatagcttttggcattgGTAAACGTTTAATCTTAACAGATTTAACGCTCTTTGGTTATTCTCAAAGGATTAGCTATATGGTTTGGGCTTTAAGGGCGAGATCATAATTTTAACCCGAATGTGACCCTCATTTAACTTATTGATtcaaaaggagaatttttgttttcttgattttatttctCCGAATCTAGGATAAAATATTGTGGTGGTTGTCAAATTTTAGGACCGACGGCCAACTGCATCAcctattaattattagttttggTTGTGAAGGCGACAGGTGGTGGTGCGTTCAAGTTTGCTAATTTATTCAAAGAAAAGCTTGGAATTACTCTGGACAAGGTAGATGAGATGGATTGTCTTGTTGCAGGAGCAAATTTTCTGCTTAAGGTGGGACTTTTGTCTTGGTCAGTATTcctattttttgtttgttttcccATCCCCCCGTTAGAATTGAAGCATCCAAGTCTAATGTTATTTTCTTCTAAAATCCCGACTCTCGACTCTCGGTTCTAAAATCTCGACTCTCGACATTTTCTGATTCTCGTTCCCAGCATGGAATTTGGGGTGggttttttgtgttttatagtTACCGCTTACCACTTGACCGATGGTTACATGAGAAAGAAAACTACTTATTTTCGGGTTAGTATAGATCTTGGAAAatcacaatttatttatttaaaatgtgAAATCTGTGGTGTTCTACTTAtcaaagaaatataaaatatttggtatGCAAGACTTCTCTATAGCTTAAATTATTGTTCTTTAATTTCGtgttttcattctctatttaaTTACCTTCCCTTCTTCTGTGCATGTGATGTTTCAATATCTACCTATCAAAGAACATAGTATGACAATCATTTCAATTCCACTGTCTAGGTTTTCTAAGCATTACCTTAATTGTTTTTGACCAGGCGGTCCAGCATGAAGCTTTTACACACATAAATGGTCAGAAGGAATATGTGCAAATTGCTCACAGTGATTTATACCCTTATCTTCTTGTCAATATTGGATCTGGTGTTAGCATGATAAAGGTAAACTAACGcttatcccccccccccccaacccccCCTGCTTAGGGTAAAGATTGAGTGGGAATATAGAGTAGTTTTCTATACCAACAGAGTGCGAATAGAGATGTCGGTTCCCGCATAGGCTTAACTCACTGGTTTAGGTAGGCAGTATTTAAGAGAAGAGACCAAGGTTCGAAACTCGACAGTGACAGTGTGGGGATTATGTCCAAAGTGGACAGATCCCTTCTGTGCACCGGCACACATTTGGCTCAACTCCCAAATACTCTATCGGGCCCTTGGGATTGGGGATTCAagcttttgggagaagaaaagtgCGAATAGAGATGTTATTGGGATAGAGAAACAAGAACCAGAACACATTTTCGTGTAATTCGTTTCAGAATTTCATCCTTGCATACCCGTATTTTTGGGaattacatttaatttcttGCATTTAGGTGGATGGGGACAACAAGTTCGAGCGAGTAAGCGGGACTAGTGTTGGAGGCGGCACCTTCTGGGGCTTGGGGAAGCTTTTGACACAGTGCAAGAGGTAAGCCTTTGTTCACACAGTTTTCAGCTTCgtaaaatttatttctaatcgaaaattagtttattttttgcTCAGTTTTGATGAGTTACTGGCAATGAGTCATGGAGGAAATAACAAGGCTGTAGACATGCTTGTGGGAGACATTTACGGTGGAACGGATTATTCAAAGGTAAATTCGAGGCTCgattcttttgtttttggcaTTAGGTAATATTGGTAAGCTTTATTTTCTATATCAGAACAAATTGCTTAATTAGGATTTGAGCAACAGTCTCTTATCAGTTTTGTACTTAAAGGAGTTACTCGTAATTTGTATACTGAATTGCTGATTTCTGTATATATTTTGAGGACAGTAACGATACTCGATTCTTCCATTCAAGGATATGATTGATTGATATTGATTTGTACTTAGGGACCCTTTAGTTCACTCATAGTTTTAGTGATTTTAATTGAACATTTTGCAGGTTTTAGTGAGTAATTTGTTGGTTTTTGAGTAAAATGATGACTCGTCAATTTGTCTTGCTATTACTGCTTTGGAACACCGATGTAATATAAACTCCAATATGGACTGACAAAAAGTTATTGATTCTGTTTTGCTCGAACTTGATGACAGATTGGACTTACATCAACAGCCATCGCTTCTAGCTTTGGAAAGGCAATCTCAGACAACAAAGAGCTTGATGAGTACAGAACTGAAGATATTTCCCGGTCATTGTTACGAATGATCTCCAACAACATTGCACAGGTCGGTGATACACCCCTGCACGATATCTTATCATCGATAACCTTCTTCTCTTTGAGTTCAGTCTATACTTAAAAGGCTAGAGCTTCtgatacgatcccacatcggctccacaagagattgtggagtggtacttaagttgggaAAAGGCTATAAGCCTATAATGATTATTCTTCGGGAGCCCTAGAGGAGGGGCTACCCGCTTTTTTGGTGCAATCCTCCTGGGGGAGGGCCGGCCTAGCGGAGGGGGTGACCTGGGGAAAGggctaaaattattattctctttttttgTGTCTCATATTTGTACCCGGTTGATTTTTGGCCTAGCGGAGGGGGCGACCTGGGAAATGGCTAAAATAATTATTCTCATTTTTGTGTCTCATATTTGAACTCGGTTGATTTTTTACTTTCTGCAGATCGCTTACTTGAATGCATTACGTTTTGGACTCAAGCGAATATTTTTTGGAGGATTTTTCATTCGGGGTCATGCTTACACAATGGACACTATTTCTGTGGGAGTCGACTTTTGGTAATTCTCAATTCCAGACTCTCATTGTCATTGCCTGTTTTACCCAATTGAACATCTATCATGCCATACCTTTAAATCACCttcacgcacacacacacacacaatctcATTCCCCGCAAAGGCATAAAATGTTGATGATTCTTACTTATTGTTATACAATTATAACGCAGGTCGAAGGGCGAGGCAAAGGCGTTGTTTTTGAGGCACGAAGGATTTCTGGGCGCATTAGGTGCTCTGATGAACTACAAACAGGACGATCTCGGTGACTTGTTATCCCATCGGTTCGTGCAACAACAACTTCCAACGAGCTCAGGTGGCGCCGTAGAAGATTTATTTCACAGCTCAACGCTTGTGAGTGTTAGTGAAAATTGATCCCAGAGTGCAGGTTGGAGTAGGAAATCATACATAGACCAGTTTTATACCTCATAGGATCTGTTTGATTATTAAGGTGGTCTGTATGGCTAGCTTGCTTCATGAATTATTTGAAAGATGAATATTTAGTTCAAATATAGTACATGGAATAGGTAATATTTACATAACTTTGTCGAATATGTAGCAAAGTTacattgattgattttttttgggggagacaatagttataccatggacccgagTTCACATTATAAGGTGGATTCGTCCAATTTAAAtaatgaatgttcacaatttaaattgtgaacattcaatatttaaattgtgaacatttagtatataaattgtgaacaattagtatgtaaattatgtatttggaCTCGTGTCCACTTTGTATGGCGGACCCGTGttcatagaataatttgcctaGTGGGGCTGTGTGGGGAGTCTAGtcaacggcaaattattgcatggaccatggtccacacagctgtgtggaccaaaaataaaaagtacattaatgtaccttcagtacaaaaataatgtaccttcagtgcaaaaataatgtactttttatttttggtccacacaactgtgtggaccatggtccatgcaataatgatcgCTAGTCAACATCATAATTTGAGGTTTATCATTTGTTTCCATTCTtaaatcatttaaataatataaaataaaggaaTGAGTCAATTAGTCattgaataaaatgtgaaatGTAATTTCACCATTCAACTAAAAaagattatatattttataaatgaatTTGGAGAGTTTGGTTAAGTGGAAGGGGCTTATCTATCCTTAATCAAAGGTTAAGGATTTGATCCTTGGCTTTGGGTATtgagcaattttaaaatttctcgGTTAGCTGTTCCACCCAATAGAGGTGACTATAATTCAACGAGTAAGGGAATTAGTCATTGTGTTCGACGGtggaaactcaaaaaaaaaaaagagagattaCAATTAGATATGTTATACggtggccaaagaccttgtggtctagtggcatccggtgtctcggttaacactcccacatggatgatgggagtgggttgaGAAAGATCTTAAATCTGTCACGTTCGGGTCGGGTCGgttcaagatgcaaat encodes:
- the LOC116027393 gene encoding pantothenate kinase 1; its protein translation is MERVATSSNSDLMLHLAIDIGGSLIKLVYFSSNSSCTLDDNGMRVIKEKQKDSNGDVNYDFLHGRLQFVKFETAKIDECIKFLSSRQLNCNGGRFPEALAGNKNIIKATGGGAFKFANLFKEKLGITLDKVDEMDCLVAGANFLLKAVQHEAFTHINGQKEYVQIAHSDLYPYLLVNIGSGVSMIKVDGDNKFERVSGTSVGGGTFWGLGKLLTQCKSFDELLAMSHGGNNKAVDMLVGDIYGGTDYSKIGLTSTAIASSFGKAISDNKELDEYRTEDISRSLLRMISNNIAQIAYLNALRFGLKRIFFGGFFIRGHAYTMDTISVGVDFWSKGEAKALFLRHEGFLGALGALMNYKQDDLGDLLSHRFVQQQLPTSSGGAVEDLFHSSTLVSVSEN